In the Podospora pseudocomata strain CBS 415.72m chromosome 5, whole genome shotgun sequence genome, one interval contains:
- a CDS encoding hypothetical protein (antiSMASH:Cluster_9; COG:S; EggNog:ENOG503NVDH) — translation MAPSSNTSPAPLPRRLSCDRCHYQKLRCTRTGDSQTSTCNRCIRQNAQCVYSSSLPKGRPSMYRLANERRPPASPKTASSTTSFASSDVPPAAKTDGAEIAENSMQISESSTANDDIDQLLAGTIGPSWMHPMEWNDMQIDTCSGDEFLNLLHHNPPTPPSACFTGSQTPMFELFESATTIAKSDPDVGIAQLSQLSTRLYPIHRRSCSLAETAGSSGQMSPDMGQQHKTQALIDDNAFIVVAKWLVQGVSTNMDILFRAGDHRLHNPNINPALQSEPPTTGETLNDLFAASHHLLEILRLLQSNVTGGNSNDMDVAAAPAGATDFWRSITPQSTDSNDGTAGFGEGSKPVPTTSAPSFSHGRPSSSSEYSSTVVRHLVIACHTLLLNIYIAVLIALQHDVDLRNSSLPAEAAAFADMRLVLVVQLCSYLIKRQHQAVDVYLSFPNTLTQSVEPNSPSSNTASGNGEVRSDLELEVQQRLSKLRQTLRI, via the exons ATGGCCCCCTCATCGAATACCAGTCCTGCTCCGTTGCCGCGACGATTATCGTGTGACCGTTGCCATTACCAG AAGTTGAGATGCACACGAACCGGGGACAGCCAAACGAGTACTTGCAACCGCTGCATTCGACAGAACGCACAATGTGTTTACAGCTCCAGTCTTCCCAAAGGAAGACCGAGCATGTACCGTCTAGCAAACGAGCGTCGCCCTCCAGCGAGCCCGAAGACCGCCTCTTCCACTACGAGCTTCGCCAGTTCCGATGTCCCACCTGCTGCGAAGACGGATGGGGCTGAAATAGCAGAGAACAGCATGCAGATTAGCGAGTCTTCCACCGCAAACGACGACATTGATCAGCTGCTAGCTGGAACCATTGGCCCATCCTGGATGCACCCGATGGAATGGAACGACATGCAGATCGATACATGTAGTGGAGATGAGTTCTTGAACCTGCTCCACCACAATCCGCCAACACCGCCGTCGGCCTGTTTCACAGGTTCCCAAACACCCATGTTTGAGCTCTTTGAGAGTGCCACCACCATTGCAAAGAGTGACCCCGATGTGGGAATTGCCCAGCTGTCTCAGCTAAGCACACGTCTATATCCAATTCACAGGAGGAGTTGTAGCTTGGCAGAGACAGCAGGATCATCTGGCCAGATGAGCCCAGACATGGGCCAACAACACAAGACCCAAGCTTTGATCGACGATAATGCTTTCATAGTGGTCGCCAAATGGCTGGTTCAGGGCGTATCAACCAACATGGACATCCTCTTTCGTGCAGGCGATCACCGTCTCCACAACCCGAACATCAACCCGGCGCTTCAGTCGGAGCCCCCCACTACGGGTGAGACTCTGAACGACCTTTTTGCAgcctcccaccaccttctcgaAATCTTGAGACTGCTGCAGTCCAACGTTACAGGCGGGAACAGCAACGACATGGACGTTGCCGCAGCACCAGCGGGAGCAACCGACTTTTGGAGAAGCATCACCCCGCAGTCGACAGACAGCAACGATGGCACGGCTGGCTTTGGCGAGGGGTCCAAGCCGGTCCCGACGACCTCGGCCCCTTCCTTCAGCCATGGTCGTCCGTCGTCGTCCAGCGAGTACTCGTCGACAGTTGTCAGACACTTGGTCATCGCCTGCCacaccctccttctcaacatctACATTGCCGTGCTCATCGCTCTGCAGCACGACGTGGACCTCCGGAattcctctcttcctgccGAAGCAGCAGCCTTTGCGGACATGCGCCTGGTTCTCGTGGTCCAGCTTTGCTCTTACCTGATCAAGCGCCAGCACCAAGCCGTCGACGTttatctttcttttcccaacaccctcacgcAAAGTGTTGAACCGAACAGCCCCTCTTCCAACACCGCCAGCGGcaatggggaggtgagaaGCGACCTGGAGCTGGAAGTTCAGCAACGACTGTCGAAATTGAGACAGACACTCCGGATCTAA
- a CDS encoding hypothetical protein (CAZy:GH11; EggNog:ENOG503P1TF; antiSMASH:Cluster_9; COG:G), whose protein sequence is MVQISSFLVALGLLQAGLGAPQPDAKGVQGRQGYYFQNWSEGGSNIRCSNGQGGSFSANWNSRGGFVCGKGWSGGGARTIKYSGTYNATGPGYLAVYGWTRNPLIEYYILESYADLAPNEPWTSKGNFTIDEGTFEVFTSTRVNKPSIEGTRTFQQYWSVRSEKRVGGTVTTQKHFDEWAKRGMRLGRHDYVVMAVEGYTATGGSGSAGSASITLG, encoded by the exons ATGGTTCAGATCTCCTCGTTTCTCGTCGCGCTGGGTCTCCTTCAAGCAGGCTTGGGCGCACCCCAACCTGACGCTAAAGGGGTCCAAGGACGACAGGGCTACTACTTCCAAAACTGGTCTGAAGGCGGCTCCAACATTAGATGTTCCAACGGCCAGGGAGGTTCCTTCTCGGCAAACTGGAACTCGAGAGGTGGCTTCGTCTGTGGCAAGGGCTGGAGTGGTGGCGGGGCTAG GACTATCAAATATAGCGGGACATACAACGCCACCGGACCAGGCTACCTAGCCGTCTACGGGTGGACTCGCAACCCCTTGATCGAATATTACATTCTTGAGTCCTACGCTGATCTCGCACCTAATGAGCCCTG GACATCCAAAGGCAACTTCACCATCGATGAGGGCACTTTTGAGGTTTTCACCAGCACCCGAGTGAACAAGCCATCCATTGAAGGCACGAGGACCTTCCAGCAGTACTGGAGCGTGCGTTCCGAAAAGCGAGTGGGCGGGACGGTCACAACGCAGAAGCACTTTGATGAGTGGGCCAAGAGAGGCATGAGATTGGGTCGTCATGATtatgtggtgatggctgtggAAGGTTATACTGCTACCGGCGGCAGTGGCTCGGCAGGATCAGCCAGCATCACCctgggatga
- a CDS encoding hypothetical protein (EggNog:ENOG503NUQZ; antiSMASH:Cluster_9; COG:C; SMCOG1087:hypothetical protein), protein MHVLIVGGGLGGLSLAQTLRKQGISFEVFERDESADSRFQGWAIGIHSIIGDLKASFPDDMPDMKQATDHLQPIDLPCQIGLYYPGRQGRVGVQDTPENPIIRAERLRLRRWLSTNIDIQWNKHVKSISHNDQGVQVFFQDGSSAKGDILVGADGINSVVREQLLQTPNSALLKTVPLAAIIGEVTLHGDAFKRQLELGHSAYIYVAPDLGCWMFGGLHHALPDGVSGKHYWMLMKPDPTVADPNHWLQTATQQEKLDYALALVAKLPPKFREIYEATPASGIKQESHVWRDLELESLPAGRVVLLGDAAHAMTPFRGEGGYNALIDSMKLAKILAGVDGSDIDAIKKAVEEYNKEMLERGVEAVRASRGEQSAQKTKSANAKVMSAGQEARVLPEREIVLTARG, encoded by the exons ATGCATGTTCTTATCGTGGGCGGTGGCTTGGGTGGGCTCAGCCTGGCCCAGACTCTTCGCAAGCAGGGCATCTCGTTCGAGGTCTTTGAGCGCGACGAGTCTGCGGACAGTCGTTTTCAGGGATGGGCCATCGGAATCCACAG CATCATTGGGGACTTGAAGGCGTCGTTTCCGGATGACATGCCGGACATGAAGCAAGCGACTGATCATCTCCAACCAATCGATCTCCCATGCCAGATTGGCTTGTATTATCCCGGCCGCCAAGGTAGGGTGGGTGTTCAAGATACGCCTGAAAACCCGATCATTCGTGCCGAGAGACTTCGTCTCCGCCGGTGGCTCTCCACCAATATCGACATTCAGTGGAACAAGCACGTCAAGAGCATCAGCCACAACGACCAGGGCGTCCAAGTCTTCTTCCAAGATGGCAGCAGCGCCAAGGGCGACATTTTGGTCGGAGCGGACGGCATCAACAGCGTGGTCCGCGAGCAACTGCTCCAGACTCCCAACTCGGCCCTCCTCAAGACGGTCCCCCTGGCAGCTATCATTGGCGAGGTGACCCTCCACGGCGACGCCTTCAAGCGCCAGCTCGAGCTAGGCCACTCAGCTTACATTTACGTCGCCCCTGACCTCGGCTGCTGGATGTTTGGCGGTCTGCACCACGCCCTCCCCGACGGCGTCTCCGGCAAACACTACTGGATGCTCATGAAGCCCGATCCCACCGTCGCCGACCCCAACCACTGGCTTCAGACTGCTACCCAGCAGGAGAAGCTCGATTACGCTTTGGCCCTTGTCGCGAAGCTCCCGCCTAAGTTTAGGGAGATCTACGAGGCCACGCCCGCAAGCGGGATCAAGCAGGAGAGTCATGTGTGGAGGGATCTTGAGCTGGAGAGTCTGCCTGCCGGACGGGTCGTTTtgcttggtgatgctgctcaTGCCATGACGCCGTTccgtggtgagggggggtatAATGCGCTGATCGACTCGAtgaagctggccaagatACTGGCAGGCGTGGATGGGAGTGATATTGACGCTATCAAGAAGGCAGTAGAGGAGTATAACAAGGAGATGCTTGAGAGGGGCGTGGAGGCTGTTCGTGCTTCGAGGGGTGAACAGAGTGCTCAGAAGACCAAGAGCGCAAACGCAAAGGTTATGAGTGCTGGTCAGGAGGCGCGGGTTTTGCCGGAAAGGGAGATTGTTTTGACGGCCAGGGGCTAA